One Senegalimassilia faecalis genomic window, AAACGCTGGCCGTCCCGTGCTGGCGCTTGCCACCGACGACGCCACCGAGTGCTTGGGCGTGAACTCGCGCATCCAGCTGGCGCAGGTGACGAAGGTCATGCAGCGCCGCATCAACGAGCGCCATATGGCCGCCGGCGTCACCATGGTAGATCCCGATCAGGTATGGATCGGCCCCGATGTGGAAATCGAGCGCGACGTGGAGCTGTTGCCGCAGGTCATGCTCATGGGCGCCACGCGCGTGGGCGAGGACAGCGTCATCGGCCCGAACACGCGCCTGACCGACACGTGCGTCGGCCGCGGCTGCACCATCGAGGAAACCGTTGCCATCGAGGTGCAGATCGACGACGCCGCAACCGCTGGCCCGCGCGCCTACCTGCGTCCCGGCACGCACCTGTGCGAAGGCGCGAAGGCCGGCACGCACGTGGAAATCAAGAAGTCCACCATCGGCCGCGGCAGCAAGGTTCCGCACCTTAGCTACATCGGTGACACCACCATGGGCGAAGGCGTCAACATCGGCGCCGGCTCCATCACGTGCAACTACGATGGCAAGAAGAAGTGGCCCACCACCATCGGCGACAACGCGTTCATCGGCAGCGACACCATGATGGTGGCCCCCGTGACCATCGGCGCCGGCTCCATTATCGGCGCCGGCTCGTGCATCACGAAGGAAGTGCAGCCCGACGCGCTGGCGCTCACGCGTCCCGAGCAGCGCGAGGTTCCCGGCTGGGCGGCAAAGAAGCGCGCCCGCCAGGCCGCCGAGGAATAGGCGGCAGTTTCGCCCTTTGCTTTGAACGCCCCTTCCGAACGCTCGGGAGGGGCGTTTTCGTATGGCGTGAAGTCCTCGTAGAAGGATGGCTTGCTATCTGGCCTTTTCCCACGCGCGCAAGTAGAATAGGCAACAACTGACAATTGCGAAGCGATGCGAAGGAGCACGCGCATGACTGCGGAAATGGAAAAGCGTAAGAGGATGGCAGTGTTTTCGGGTTCTTCCAACCTGGAACTTGCGGACAAGATTGCGCAGGAGCTGGGGATTTCTCTGGGCAACGTGAAGCTGGAGAAGTTCGCGAACGGCGAGATTTACGCTCGCTACCTGGAAAGCGTCCGCGGCGCCGATGTGTTCATCGTGCAGTCCGTGTGCTCAAGCCCGAACGGCTTCGACGTGAACGACAACCTCATGGAGCTGCTCATCATGATCGACGCCGCAAAGCGCGCCTCCGCGCACAGCGTCAGCGCCGTCATCACGCATTACGGCTACGCGCGCCAGGACCGCAAGGCCGCGCCGCGCGAGCCCATCACCGCGAAGCTTGTGGCCGACCTGCTGACCGCCGCCGGTGCCGACAACCTCATCGCCATCGACCTGCATCAGGACGCCATCCAGGGCTTCTTCGACAAGCCGGTGAACCACATGACGGCCATGCCCATCTTCGTGGACTACTTCAAGCAGATGGGCTTCAAGCCCGAGGAGCTGTGCGTCGTGTCCCCCGACGTGGGCCGCGCGAAGGCTGCGAAGAAGTTCTCCACGCTGCTTGATTGCGACATCGCCATCATGCATAAGGATCGCCCGAAGCACAACCAGGCCGAGATTACCGCGCTGATCGGCGACGTGAAGGACAAGACCTGCATCCTGAACGACGACATGATCGACACGGCCGGCAGCCTGGTCGCCGCCGCTACCACGCTGAAGGCCAAGGGCGCGAAGAAGATTTATGCTTGCGCCACGCACGGCCTGTTCAGCGGCCCGGCTTACGAGCGCCTGGAGAATTCCTGCATCGAAGAGGTTGTGGTCACCGACGCCGTGCCCGTGCCGCTTGAGCGCCAGACCGGCAAGATCAAGGTGGTCACGCTGGCTCCGCTGTTCGCGCAAACCATCAAGAACGTGTACAACAACGGTTCCGTGGCTTCGCTGTTCGAATAGGGTGCGGCTGCATGTTTTTGATCGTTGGCCTGGGGAATCCGGGCGAGGAATATGAGCACACGCGG contains:
- the glmU gene encoding bifunctional UDP-N-acetylglucosamine diphosphorylase/glucosamine-1-phosphate N-acetyltransferase GlmU, coding for MEAAAIVLAAGAGTRMKSKKPKVAHEVLGKPLVRWVVDAAHAAGVSQVATVVGHAREQVIPLVEGDTQVVVQEVQNGTAGAVLACADAFAGFDGSLSVLTGDCPLIKPETIARLAQVRDERNAAVVVLTMKLDDPTGYGRIIRDEAGQVERIVEQKDATPEQAAVNECNSGFYCFDARALFDALAQVSNDNAQGEFYLTDVLEICRNAGRPVLALATDDATECLGVNSRIQLAQVTKVMQRRINERHMAAGVTMVDPDQVWIGPDVEIERDVELLPQVMLMGATRVGEDSVIGPNTRLTDTCVGRGCTIEETVAIEVQIDDAATAGPRAYLRPGTHLCEGAKAGTHVEIKKSTIGRGSKVPHLSYIGDTTMGEGVNIGAGSITCNYDGKKKWPTTIGDNAFIGSDTMMVAPVTIGAGSIIGAGSCITKEVQPDALALTRPEQREVPGWAAKKRARQAAEE
- a CDS encoding ribose-phosphate diphosphokinase, whose product is MTAEMEKRKRMAVFSGSSNLELADKIAQELGISLGNVKLEKFANGEIYARYLESVRGADVFIVQSVCSSPNGFDVNDNLMELLIMIDAAKRASAHSVSAVITHYGYARQDRKAAPREPITAKLVADLLTAAGADNLIAIDLHQDAIQGFFDKPVNHMTAMPIFVDYFKQMGFKPEELCVVSPDVGRAKAAKKFSTLLDCDIAIMHKDRPKHNQAEITALIGDVKDKTCILNDDMIDTAGSLVAAATTLKAKGAKKIYACATHGLFSGPAYERLENSCIEEVVVTDAVPVPLERQTGKIKVVTLAPLFAQTIKNVYNNGSVASLFE